One Synechocystis sp. LKSZ1 genomic window, CGATTCCCAACAACTAGCACCGGCGCTAACGGTCTTAGGGAAGGCTCACTTCAATACCCTCTATCCCACGGTTTGGAACGGTGGCCACACCCTCTATCCCAGTCCCATGGCTCAAACGAAGCTGGTGCAGGGCCAAGACCCTCAGCTTCAGGGCCGCGATCCCCTAGGGGAACTCATTCCCCTGGCCAGGGCCGAGAAAATGCGGGTCATCCCCTGGCTAGAATTTGGTTTTATGGCCCCGGCGGATTCCGAATTGGCCCGCCGCTATCCCCAATGGCTAACCCAACGTCAAGACGGTTCCAAAATCTGGCTCGAAGGGAAGGTACATGAACGGGTCTGGCTCAACCCCCTGCACTCCGAAGTCCAGGCCTGGATGACGGATTTAGCCCTGGAGTTACTGGCAAAGTATCCCATTGATGGACTTCAAGTCGATGATCATTGGGCCTACCCCGCCGACTTTGGCTACGATTCCTTGACCCTGGCTTTGTATCAAAAGGAGCACGCTGGCCAGGCGCCACCTCCTGCCCCGGCCCTAGACCCCAACCAAAATTGCCTAGTGGCTGACCCCCAGTGGCAAGAATGGGTACAGTGGCGGGCCGATAAAATGACCCAAGCCTTTGAGCAATGGGTTCAGGCCCTCAAGGCCCGTCGTCCCGGCCTGGTGATTTCCGTTTCCCCCAATCCCCAAACTTTTTCTAAAAATTGTTTTCTCCTCGATTGGCAGGCCTGGCAGGAAAAAACCTTAGTCGATGAACTGGCCCTGCAAGTTTATCGTTCTCAGCTTGCTAGCTTTCAAGCCGAACTCCAGCAACCAGAAGTCCAGGCCACTAAGGCCAAAATTCCCGTCATCGTCGGTATTTTAGCGGGCCTCAAGGGCCGTCCCGTTCCCCTAGAGCCATTGCAGGCCCAGATCCAATGGGCTCAGCGTCAAGGCTTTGCGGGGGTATCCTTCTTTTTCTATGAAAGTCTCTGGAATTTTGGGCCCGAGGCCCCAGAGACACGCCAGCAGGCCCTGGAAACCTGGTTACAGCCGCAGGTCTAAATTTTTTGCTCATTGCTAACCGCAACTCGAGGGGAAAAATTGGGAAAATTAGACATACCGTTGGCATCGGCTAACCCCATCCTATGCTTGTCTACCCTATCGCTCTCCCACCCCCCCGGGCCCAAGGCCAGCTTCTTTTGTCCTTGTCTTCCGCGGAATCCTCTACGGCCCCGCGTTCTCTTCCCGAAACAACAACCTGGATGTACGGTGCGGGTTGCCTAGCCGGCCTGCTCCTGTTCATTGGGCTGTTAGCTCACTGGCGTCTGCGCTATCTCCGCCAGCAATGGCAACGGGAATTACACCAGGGCCAAAAGTGGGCCGATCAGTATCACCGAACGCTAGCCAAATTACAAAGCTGGGAGCAGAATCCAGACCTCCGGTCAGCGCGCCACTTTACCTTGGCCTACCTGCGAATGCGCCTAGATGAGGAGAATTTTCACTACGCCGTCATTCACCAAATGCGCCAGCAGTTAACCAGGTTAGTCCAGCAGGCCCTACAGTATCCAACGGAGCCATCGACCCCGACCTTATTAGTCGATGCAACCTGTCCTATCTATGCTGAAGTCGAGGCCCTGAATGGCCAATGGCAACGGGAAATTTTACTCCGCTTGCAGATGCAGTTAAGCTATCTACCGACCCAATCGAGTAGTGTGACGGTGGAACAAATTATTACAACCATTATCACTTTTTTAGATGATACGTCCCCTTCCCTGGGGGAAGATAGGGCCTCCAGTCTAGGCCTCCATTTACACTGGGATGAGTTGGCTTATCCGATTCCTACTCTGGTGGTGACCCAAGCCACCACAGCCGCCCACACCTTCCAACAATATTTTCTGCCCGAGGTACCCAGCTTACCCGCCGATCTAGATTGCGCCTCTCCCCTTTCCGCCACAATACCTGAGTTCAATCGATCTCTATCCTAGGTTAGATTCCCGGCAGGGACTGGACTACAGTGTTAGAATCAGCGGAGATCATCTTGCTTTTGTATTTCTGGCTACCTATGGATAAAGCAACTCTCCTAGAACGGATCAATCAAGTCAAAGCCAAACAGAATTTTTTGCTACGTCTGGCCGAACAACCCAACCTAGGGATTCTGCAGTTGGATGTTTCTCAGGCCATTAGTGAACTAGAGGATTTACTCGAAGATTGTGCCAAGACCTTTCCTAGAGAATAACGTTTCTATTCGGTTTCAATCTTGCTGTTTGTCCGCTCGTGAGCTGAATCTTTCGTGAGTACGTTACAGACTTTACGACAATTAGAATCCCAGACCCAACGCAACTTTGCCTTTTTGTTTACTGTTGGCCTGTTGTTTTGGATTGGCCTAACCACCCTGCTACCGACCTTACCTGTCTATGCCCAGGATATTGGGGCTAGTCGCCAGGAGGTTGGTTTTGTCATGGGGGCCTTTGCCATTGGCCTATTGGGGTCACGGGTATGGCTCGGCCAACTGGTGGATCGCCGGGGCCGAAAAATTGCCATTCTGATTGGGACATTTGTTGGTGCTACGGCGCCTCTTGGTTATCTTTTAACCCAGTCTGTCCTGCCTCTGATGGCAATGCGAGCCTATCACGGCATTAGTGTAGCGGCCTTTGCCACCGGCTACAGCGCGTTGGTGGTGGATCTGGCTCCCTTTAAGCAACGGGGGGAATTGGTGGGCTATATGAGCTTGGCAGTTCCTGTGGGCATGGCCTTGGGGCCGGCCCTGGGGGGCTACTGTGTGGAATGGGCCGGTTATACGACCCTGTTTGTTTTGGCTGCCGGCCTGGGCCTGCTGAGTTTTCTCTGTACCTTACCCATCCAGGAACATTCTCCCACCCGTTTGGAATCGGACGCTCACCTCCAGTCCCCGAGTCGTACTATTTGGCAACTTCTGACCAGTCCTTCCCTGCTGGTGCCATCCCTAGTGTTACTATTGGTCGGCTTTGTCTTTGGTAATCTGGCTACCTTTCTCCCCCTATTTATTCGGGAGATCCAGCTTAATTTAAATACAGGCCTGTTCTATAGCACGGCTGCCGTTGCCAGCTTTATTTCCCGTGTTTGGACGGGACGAGCTTCAGATTTTTACGGTCGGGGGGTCTTCATTACGGGGAGTCTGTTAGCTTATTTGGCCTCCATGCTGATTCTGAGTGGAGTTAGTACAATTAATTGGTTTTTGCTGGCCGCTATTCTCGAAGGCATTGGTGGCGGGATTCTCATTCCTATGACCATTGCCCTGATCTCCGACCGCTCTTCGGCCCAGGAGCGGGGGCGTGTCTTTGCGGTATGCGTTAGTGGCTTTGATGTGGGCATTGCCCTGGCAGGGCCAGCCTTTGGCTATGTGGAGGAGTTCACGGGCTTTCGGGGCCTGTTTTTAATCACCAGTAGCTTGGCCTTTTTAGCGATTATCCTGTTTCTTTTGCAGTCAAACCCTGACTTGAAGCGTTCTGTGGCCTTTGCCTTAGGCCGTGGCCGTGACGACTACGCCCTATCAAAATAACGGACTGGCTCTCAAAAGACGAGGCTTCCGGAGTAGGCCCTATCAGAACGTCAATGCCAAAGTAGCGTCACCCCTTGGTAAAAGCTAAAACTCACCGCCCAGGCGATTACCAAGGGAGCAAGCACCGCTAAGAGAGTATAACGCCAGGATTTGGATTCTCCCCAAATAGTTCCCAAGGTGGTTAAACAGGGCACATACAGTAAGCTAAACAAACAAAAACTAAAGCCCTGGGCAAAGGTCATCGTGCGTCTTAGCTCCTCCGTAACGGCTTCATTACTTAAGCCATAGATCACAGTCAAGGCAGCGATTTGGACTTCCTTAGCCACAAAGCCCACAATTAGCGTCACTGTCAAAAAGGGATTAATTCCTAACGGATTCATGAGGGGTTGAAAGATCTTCCCCAATTGGCCGGCATAGGTCTCTAATCCCGTTGTTCCCTGGGGAAAACTCGTTAAAAACCAGATTAAACTGGTGCCGATAACCATAAAAATTGAAAGTCGGGTGACAAATTCTTTCATTTCTCCCCACACCCGCAAAAAAACCTGGTGTAGGCTAGGAAAACGGTAGGGGGGTAATTCGAGGACAAAGGGCTCCCGGACTTGAAAGGCTTTAAAGCGGCTGAAGAGAGCGGCTACCAGAAATGCCGTGACAAAACTCATGACATACAACGAGAATAAGGCAATTGCCCCTTGGGAATTGGGTAACACCGCCGCCAGAATAAAGACAAAAACCTGTAACCGAGCCGAACACAGGGAAAAGGGAATCACCAACATCGCCAAGAGACGCATTCCCCGACTGCGAATCACCCGAGTGCCCATAATCGCTGGCACATTACAGCCAAAGCCCAGCATTTGCAAGACAAAACCTCGCCCATCTAAGCCCACACGTCCCATCAACGTATCCATCAAGTAGGCGGCCCGAGACAGGTAACCACTCCCTTCCAGAATTCCCATCACAATAAAAAAGAGGGCCACCAAGGGAACAAAGGAAAGCAGGGCCGCAAAACCGGCCCAAATTCCATGAAGCAGGAGGTCTTGTAACAGGTTTGGTAAGGGGGCCAAGAGGGGTTCCAGAAGAGTGGATTGAATCCAACCCGTGACGGCATCGACGGGATCAGCACTGGGCAGGCCGACATTCCAAATAAGCCAAAACACCACAAACATGGAAGCAAAAAAGAGAGGAATGCCCAGAATGGGATGTAACATCACCCCATCAATGACATTGGTAAGGGTGCGGGCCGTCACCGAAGGCATGTGCACAATACCGGCGATGACTGCCTCCATCTTGGCCTGTGAAACGGGATTAGCCGCGAGGACATTACCCAATTCCGGAATTTGGTAGGCTTCACTCTGGGCCTTAATCTGACGTTGTATAGCGGTTAACGCTCGCTCACACCCAGTTCCATACTTGGCACTGATGGGATAAACCGGAAAGCCCAGGCGTTCTCCCAGGGCCAAGGCATCGAATTGCACACCGTAACGTTTGGCCTCGTCGGCTAAATTTAAAACAGCAACTGCCGGTAGGCCGAGGGACTGGACTTGGAGCAGGAGACGGATCTGACGATCAATCTGGGCGGCATTGACCACTACCACCAATAAATTCACCGCATAATTTTCTAAAAAGCGCTGAACAACCCGTTCATCCTCAGAAAAGCCGTTCAAGTCGTAGATACCCGGCAGATCCACCACCTCCACGGTTTCCCCTTCCCAGGTCACGGTGGCCTGGAATAGATCCACGGTTAATCCTGGCCAATTGGCAATGGCAGCATTGGCCTTGGTGAGGCGATTAAAAAAGGTAGATTTCCCTGTATTGGGCTGACCAATTAAGGCAATACGCTTTTGAACATCCGCCCGAGCAGAGTTCACTTTTCCCCGCTGACAATGGGCCACGCTGTTTACTCTCTCAATATCTCTTAATGTTCTAACTTAACTGAAACCCATTGGGCTTCACTGCGACGCATCGCTACTTCGGTGGTGCTCCCTATTCGTAGATGCAAGGGGCCTCCCAAGGCCGCCTTACGCAACACTTGGATTGGTTTACCAGGAATAATTCCCATTGCTTCTAGGCGATTAACCAGGCCTTGACCATGGTGACTGAGAAAAACACTGTCTACAAGCGCAACTTGCCCTACCGACAAATCAAGCAAGGTCATTTTTGAGTCTTCCAAACTAAGAAGGATTTGCAATAGTCAGTATAACACGCGGAGAGGGGAGCCATTATTTTTATTTGTCCAGGGTTATATGACTTTGTAGTTGTATTTAGACTGGCTTGGGACGAACCAGACCGTTCTTATCTGCAACCTTGGGACGAAATAAACGGGAGTTGATGACGGATAGCGCTATTCAATCATGCCCATTTCTTGCAGGGAGCGCCGCAGGACTTCTGCCTCTGGACTCCCTTGTTGGTCATAGAGGCTAATGGCCGTTTTAAAAGCTACTAAGCTTTCCGCCAGCAGGCCGGCCTTAAAGGTCGTCACCCCGAGATTTTGATAGGCCTGGGCATAATTAGGATTCAGTTCAACGGCCCGTTGATAGGCCTTGATCGCCTCCAAGAGCTGGCCCTGGGCCTTGAGGATGCGACCTAGATTGTAGTGGCCGGTCGCTAGGGTGGGGTCAATCTGGACAACGGTAGCAAAGATCTTTTTAGCTTGGGCCAAGTCCCCTAAGTCGTGGAGCAAGGCCCCGTAATTATTCAAGGCCCCCAATTTCAAGGGCAATAGGATCTCTTCGTCTAGGGCCTTTTGGTAATGTTTCAGGGCCAATTCCCATTTTTTTTGCCGCTGGTAGGCATTAGCCAGATGGTAATGGAGTTCAAAGCGGACGGGGATTGAAGCCTGGTTGGACTTCAGGCCTTGCTTGAGTAACTTAATGCCCTCTTTTTCCTGGCCCAGGGAATTGTAGAGTGCGCCTAACTTACTGCACAGATAGGCATCCTGGGGATTTTCGGCCAGGGCCTTTTCCAGGAGGGTTTGGGCCCGTTGTTGTTTGGCGCCAAGCTGTTCTGGGCCATAGCCCGTGTGGAGAATGGCAACACCGGGGAGATCCACCACACGCCAGCGGGGTTCCTGTTGCATAAGGGCCAAAACACTATCATCAATGGTTTCGTGGTAAGGCCGGTTAAAGCGCAGGGCCGGATGACGACGAAAAAGACGCGATACCAAGGAATAGGGGGATTGCACAGCCCCCACTTCCTGACGCATTAGGTTCACTACTAAAGTATTGTCTTCGGTCATGGCCCGCTGTATCGAGTCCAGCATTTTGGGATTCAGGGTTTCGTCCGCATCTAAGACCAAAACCCAATCCCCTGTTGCCTTGGCCAGGGCCTGGTTGCGGGCCTGGGAAAAATCCTCGGGCCAAGTTGTTTTAAAGACCTTCGCACCTGCTTTTTTGGCTATGGTGGGGGTTTTATCCTGGGATCCCGTATCCAAGACCACCATCTCCTGAACTAGGCCCTGCACACTGGCCAAGCATTGGGGCAAGCGATGGGCTTCATCTTTAACGATCATGCAGAGACTGAGGGTAGGCATGGGGGAGTCATCCAGAAGGGCGCGTATGATATTTTGGGAAGGCTGTCTTGATTCAGTATTGCCCCAACCTAAACTAACTCACAATGGTCCCCTCTGCTCCCAGCACCGAAGAAATTATCGCCGCCCTCGAAATTCCTACCAATCTCAACTTCGACCTACCCGACCCCGAGGACGAGGCCCTGCAAGACCACGAATTCCAAAGCCAGATCGATAATTTTTGGAAATTGTGCGAGCGCTTTGACCTGCAAACGGAAATCTGGCGGGGGCGTATTCTACGGGCAGTGCGAGACCGAGAAAAACAGGGGGGCGATGGCCGGGGTACGGGTTTTCTTAATTGGCTTAAACAGCGGGAAATTACCAAAAGTCAGGCCTATGCCCTGATTCAGTTGGCCAATAGTGCCGATACTCTACTAGAAGATGGCCAGCTAGACCCGGAATCCATCAACAATTTTAGTAAACGGGCCTTTGTGGAAACCGCCAAGGCGGCCCCGGAAGTCCAAAAATTAGTCAGCCATGCCGCCCACAATGGCGAACGTATTACCCGCCGTGAGGTCAAACAATTGGCCGATGAATGGACGGCCATGAGTTCTGATTTATTGCCCGATGCCGTCAAGGAAAAAGCCACCGAGGGCAGTCTCCCCCCGCGTCACCTGGCCCCCTTGGTCAAGGAACTGGAAAAATTGCCCGAAGGCCATCTCCTCTCCCTGCAAAAGGAAGTGTCCGAAAATCCCGATGTGGATACCGTCAAGCATCTCACTAGTTCTGCCCGGAGTTTATCGAAATATCTAGATGCGGCGGCCCAGGTACAAACCCTCAAGGCTTATCCTTTAGATCTGGAATTGGCCCTGGAGGAGGCCCTGCGCCTGGATTGTTTGGGGACGGCGGCGGATTTAGTCAAACAGGCCACCCAATTGGAACAAACGGCGGCCAAACTGTTCAGTACCTGGAAACGTCTGGGGAGTTTGTCTGACCGGCTCTATGTGGATACTGGGGCCAGTAGCCCTAACCTGCGCTCCCTGTTAACGGCCCTGGAAAACCTGACCCAGGAAATTATTGAAGTGCAGTTAGACGAAAGTGGTGAGCGGTCAGTGCGTCTGCGGATTTTGCAAGACCCCGAAGCCTAACGTTGGGAAAAACCCTAGAAGCGTCCCCCAGGTGGGGGGGATGTTAGGAAGTAAAACTAAGACGTTAGAGACTCTGGTGACTAGGGTAAGTCTAGCCAATCGGAAGAACCGCTAGACCGGCCCTTGAGGGACTCCCCACCCGAGACCAGAGTTTCTAGATTTTTACGCTGTTCCATTTGGCCCAGGAAGTAGCCCGTCATCATAGCCGAGGCCAGTAGATTCGCCAGGCTTTCACGGTTGGTCGTCACCTGAACCTGAAAATCTTCACTTGGCAAGATTCCCAGCAGGCCCTGCACGTTGTGGCTAATGATTTCTTTAAGTTCTGTACTGGCAGATTCAGCGACCCGCGCCAGGGTGTCAGGATGTTGTTGTTGCAGGTATTGGACGAGGGTATTGTGTTCTTGTTCTTCTTCGGAAATTAAAAAGTCAAAGTTAAATTCCATTACATCTCCCAAACGAGCGTTGACATTTTTCCGCGACTGTCTTTTTATTCTAATGCATTGACTGAAGGACAAAAATAGGGAGTGTTACTACCCCCCCCACAAAACTCTAATTAAATTATGGTTTTAAATGATTTTCCGTCCTAGAGAGCTTTGAGCAACGGCTGAGCGCTATGTCCTACTGTCTTGGTAATAACCCCGTGTGCAACTATTTTTTAGGTCTTGATTGACAAGGCTTTCAAAACTCAGGAATGTTAGAGTATCGCCTGGAACCCTTATTCTGTCGTTCTTAGTTGCACATCGCGTTAATACTAAATTGCCAACTGCCCCCTCTTTTCCTGAAAGGGGAGAGTTTTAGCCGGCCAGCCATATAAACGAGACGACCTGGAGAGCTTCGGCCTTGCTGAGTGATTCCAAGGCAACGATGAACCTGCTCCTAAAACACTTACTGAAAAAGGATTTTGAATACCTGTTTCTCTCTTCATTAAAACTCAGTTTCTGGTAGGGGTTCCAGTGGGAGAAAGCTTTGTCGAGTGTTATGAATGAGATATGTTCCGATGAAGCAGGGCTGTTAACTTATTTTCTTGTTTTCTTCTCAAGCAACTTTCTCATACTTTCAGTAAAGCCTCGTGATGCCGCTTTGCTTACTGCAACTTGATTAACAAGGAATATCAATATTTGTCTGCATGTTTCTGCATATTCCAAGCATTGTTCATCAGATTCAGCGTGAAGTCCTTCACTGAGTGCTGAATGTAAAGTTGCAAGAGGATTCATCCCCTCCGGCCTCAGTATCGGAGGTAATAAATCCTTGACTAAGTCAATTTTTTCCTGTGTTACTATCGTTTTTTTTGTCTTGCTTAAAGCATCTTGGTATTGAGATAACTCTTGTTCAGTCAATAAGTCTGCAATTTCATCCAATAAGCTATCAATTATCTCTTCTACTATTCGTCTGTAATATCCGAATGCACCTATGCCATATCCTTGTGATTCACATACAAGCCCTTTATGATAATAACTTGAATGCTCTCCAAGAAGTTTTTCTATATTGACATTACCTTTGGTTATCCAAGCTGGATACTGACCTACTTTCATAAACCATTTCTGGTTATCATCTACTTTAATAAAAAAGACTCTTTCAAATTTTTGGCAATGATAGCAAAGATAGACTGCACGAAAAATAATACCATCAATGGGATAATTTGCGTAATTCAAGTTCTCCCAGTATTCATTTTTCATAGCAAATGTTTGGCTAGACTTACAGATCGGACAATCCATATTTATTTGAACGACTGGAAGTCTGTCGGTTGTTGGGGGGATTTTTGCAACGCTGAACTTTCTGTAAAGCGGATATTCTTCTAAAAAGTTTTTGTATGGCATAAAAGGTTCCTGAGCATGGATTCTCACAAGATAAACATGGATTATACAGAGACTATTCTTGTATCATGCCACATACACATTCCTAAAGTACCGTATATCGCTCTAAGCAGAGAAAGTACAACAAATAATTTACTTAATATGCTAAAAGTATGCTGTAGCGATCGACTTACCTTTTTTATGGACTCTACGCCATCCCGAAATCTTCTGGTCGTAGTGCGTGAGTTTATTCACTTCAAGCAATACTCTTCCTGAACTGAGTAACTTTGGCTTTAATAACCTATATTTTGACTGTTCCTAGGCGAATCTAGCCCAAAATTGAAGAAAGCTGGTCAATTTCAAAATATTGCTGGAATTTATCCGTGATTTCGAGCCAATAGGAACGGCCCTCAGTTTGGCGGCGCTTGCGGATAAATCCCTGTTCCACCAGGTCTTGAATGTGTTGATAGGCCCCACTACCCCGGAGTTGAATCACTTTGGTTTGCAAGATTGGTGATTTCAGGGCGATGGCCGCCAGAGTTCTGAGGGTGCCGGTGCTGAGGTCGGCGGGAACGAGGTCTTGAATCAGGGTCTGGAAGGCAGACCGCAATTGTAGACAATAGCCCGTTTCCGTTTCGATCACCTCTAGGGCACTATCCCGGCGAGCATAGTCTTCCATTAATTCTAAAAGTGCATCTTCCACACTGGGCCGGTCTTGCTGGGTGATCTCGCTCAGTTCCACCAGGGTCAAGGGCCTGGCCTGGAGATAAAGAATCGCTTCAATTTGGGTTGCTAGGCGCATGGAGATGGAGAAGAACAAGTTCGGCGGTAGGATAGGGAGGCAAGCGGGCCCATCCCCAAAATACCATGATATCCAGTACACCGAGTCTATCCCCAGAACAGTGGGAATCCTTCCATCAGCTACAGCACCAACTCCGGGGGCCTGCCCATAGCGAGGCCTTTCTGGACAAGGAGGGAGGGGATATTTTGGTGTTGCCGTCCTTTAGTCTAGACCAGAGTGTAGGCGAAAAAATACCCGGCTTTCTGCACTACGAGGAGCGGCTCCTCTTTTCCTTAATTCGGTTGCGCAATCCCAAAACCCGTCTCATTTACGTGACGGCCCAGCCCCTGTCACCCCTGATCGTTGAGTATTATCTGCAACTGCTGGCGGGTATTCCCTTTTCCCACGCGCGGGAACGCTTGCTCCTCTTCACTGCCTACGATAATGCCTATAAACCCCTCACCCAAAAAATTCTAGAACGTCCCCGTTTAATCGAACGGATTCGCCAGGCCCTGCGGCCGGGCCGTTCCCACATCGTTTGTTTTAATGCCACGGCCCTGGAGGCAGAGCTATCCCTACAACTCCAAACACCCCTGCTGGCAGCTAGTCCGGCCCTGGCCTACTGGGGGTCAAAAAGCGGGAGCCGGGAAATTTTTGCCGAGGCCGGTGTGTCCTACCCCGACGGTAGTTTTTTAGTCAATTCTGTAGAGGCCCTGTTAGCGGAAACGGTGGCCCTGTGGCAACGCCAGCCCCACCTGCGACGGGTAATGGTCAAGCTGAATGAGGGCTTTTCGGGGGAAGGCAATGCCATTTTTCCTTTGCCGACGGATCGGACGGCTCAGGCGGCCTCACCGGAACTGCTCCAGGCCTATTTACCCTGCTTGCAATGCCAGGCCCAGGGAGAAACCTGGGAAAGTTTCCTGGCCCGGATTCCCAGCCTTGGGGCCATTGTCGAGGCCTTTGTGGAGGGGGCAGAAAAGCGGTCTCCCAGCGTCCAGGGCTATATCAGTCCCCAGGGAGAGGTGAGTATTCTTTCTACCCATGACCAGATTTTGGGCGGTCCTGACCAACAGATTTATCTGGGCTGTCGTTTTCCCGCCGACGACGGCTATCGTTTGGCCCTGCAGAATTTAGGTCTCAAAATTGGCCAAGTGTTGGCCCAGCGGGGGGCCATGGAGCGTTTTGGCGTTGATTTTATGGCTGTGCGTCAGGGAGAAACTTGGGAGTTAACTGCCATTGAGATTAATCTGCGCAAGGGGGGAACGACCCATCCCTTTATGACCCTGAAGTTATTAACCAACGGCATCTACGACCCGACCACCGGCCTGTTCTATAGTCAGGAGGGCCAGCCGAGGTATTACCTGGCCTCGGATAATTTGCAAAAACCCCAATACCATGGTCTCCTGCCCGATGACCTAATGGATATTATCGCCACCCACGGCCTACACTACAACAGCACCACCCAAACAGGGACGCTGTTTCACCTGATGGGGGCCCTATCGGAATTTGGTAAACTCGGCCTGACTTGCATTGGTCGTTCTCCGGCAGAGGCAGAGGCTATCTACCAAAAAGTGGAGCATTGTCTCGACCAGGAAACGGCTGACCCTTAATCCTCGACCTGTCTCAGCGAGACGGATTGAAACCGCTTAACATTTCCGTAATAATAGAAAACCCTAGTCTTTGATCGTGTTAAGCGTCACCACCAGGATGCTCGGGATGCCCCGTTAATCCCCGAGACTATTTTTCCTTGCCCACCCCTCCCTAAACACCATGAATCGCACGGCTGCCGTTTCTTCCCCCTTCCTTGGTCAACCCTGGCTCGTTGAAGAACGAGATGCCTGTGGCGTTGGTTTTATTGCCGATGTCCAGGGCCAGGTCAGTCATACCCTCGTTCAACAGGCTCTCAAAGCCCTGGGCTGTTTGGAACACCGAGGTGGCTGTAGTGCGGATGCGGATTCGGGCGACGGTGCGGGCATGATGACGGCTATTCCCCGACAACTCTTGGCCCAGTGGTTTACGCAACGCAATTTAACCATGCCGGATGTAGAGCAGTTGGGGGTGGGCATGGTCTTTCTACCCCAGGAACCCGGTGCTCGGGAAGTGGCCAAGGGTTATGTCGAAGAAGTAGTCCGAACCGAGAAGTTAACGGTTTTGGGTTGGCGAGAAGTCCCTGTTAAACCGGAAGTCTTGGGGCCCCAAGCCCGCAATAACCAGCCCCACATGGAGCAAATTTTAGTCACCTGTCCGGCAGGTTGTTCCGGGGATGAGTTGGATCGTCGCTTGTACATTGCCCGGTCTCTGGTGGGGAAAAAGTTAGCGGATGATTTCTATGTCTGCTCCTTTTCCTGTCGCACCCTTGTCTATAAAGGCATGGTTCGTAGTGAGGTGTTAGGGGAATTTTACCTCGACCTGCAAAACCCTGATTACCAGAGCAATTTTGCGGTCTATCACCGTCGCTTCAGCACCAATACGATGCCAAAGTGGCCTTTGGCTCAGCCCATGCGCCTACTCGGTCATAACGGCGAGATTAACACTCTGCTGGGCAATATCAACTGGATGGCAGCTCGGGAAAAGGGTCTCCAAGTTCAAGGCTGGACTGAGAGCGAATTACAGGCCCTGACCCCAGTGGTAAATCCAGCCAATAGCGATTCCTACAACCTGGATAGTGCCATGGAGTTATTGGTTCGCACGGGTCGTAGTCCCCTGGAAGCAATGATGATCCTGGTGCCTGAGGCCTACCGCAATCAACCAGCCCTGAAGGATTATCCT contains:
- a CDS encoding DUF760 domain-containing protein translates to MEFNFDFLISEEEQEHNTLVQYLQQQHPDTLARVAESASTELKEIISHNVQGLLGILPSEDFQVQVTTNRESLANLLASAMMTGYFLGQMEQRKNLETLVSGGESLKGRSSGSSDWLDLP
- a CDS encoding family 10 glycosylhydrolase yields the protein MIPFPWRSLRLSRWWVWVLVALASLGLTLGWQLQTPTPARVAPVYGVWLTNVDSPVLYDSQQLAPALTVLGKAHFNTLYPTVWNGGHTLYPSPMAQTKLVQGQDPQLQGRDPLGELIPLARAEKMRVIPWLEFGFMAPADSELARRYPQWLTQRQDGSKIWLEGKVHERVWLNPLHSEVQAWMTDLALELLAKYPIDGLQVDDHWAYPADFGYDSLTLALYQKEHAGQAPPPAPALDPNQNCLVADPQWQEWVQWRADKMTQAFEQWVQALKARRPGLVISVSPNPQTFSKNCFLLDWQAWQEKTLVDELALQVYRSQLASFQAELQQPEVQATKAKIPVIVGILAGLKGRPVPLEPLQAQIQWAQRQGFAGVSFFFYESLWNFGPEAPETRQQALETWLQPQV
- a CDS encoding ferrous iron transport protein A; amino-acid sequence: MTLLDLSVGQVALVDSVFLSHHGQGLVNRLEAMGIIPGKPIQVLRKAALGGPLHLRIGSTTEVAMRRSEAQWVSVKLEH
- a CDS encoding MFS transporter, with the translated sequence MSTLQTLRQLESQTQRNFAFLFTVGLLFWIGLTTLLPTLPVYAQDIGASRQEVGFVMGAFAIGLLGSRVWLGQLVDRRGRKIAILIGTFVGATAPLGYLLTQSVLPLMAMRAYHGISVAAFATGYSALVVDLAPFKQRGELVGYMSLAVPVGMALGPALGGYCVEWAGYTTLFVLAAGLGLLSFLCTLPIQEHSPTRLESDAHLQSPSRTIWQLLTSPSLLVPSLVLLLVGFVFGNLATFLPLFIREIQLNLNTGLFYSTAAVASFISRVWTGRASDFYGRGVFITGSLLAYLASMLILSGVSTINWFLLAAILEGIGGGILIPMTIALISDRSSAQERGRVFAVCVSGFDVGIALAGPAFGYVEEFTGFRGLFLITSSLAFLAIILFLLQSNPDLKRSVAFALGRGRDDYALSK
- the feoB gene encoding ferrous iron transport protein B, with protein sequence MAHCQRGKVNSARADVQKRIALIGQPNTGKSTFFNRLTKANAAIANWPGLTVDLFQATVTWEGETVEVVDLPGIYDLNGFSEDERVVQRFLENYAVNLLVVVVNAAQIDRQIRLLLQVQSLGLPAVAVLNLADEAKRYGVQFDALALGERLGFPVYPISAKYGTGCERALTAIQRQIKAQSEAYQIPELGNVLAANPVSQAKMEAVIAGIVHMPSVTARTLTNVIDGVMLHPILGIPLFFASMFVVFWLIWNVGLPSADPVDAVTGWIQSTLLEPLLAPLPNLLQDLLLHGIWAGFAALLSFVPLVALFFIVMGILEGSGYLSRAAYLMDTLMGRVGLDGRGFVLQMLGFGCNVPAIMGTRVIRSRGMRLLAMLVIPFSLCSARLQVFVFILAAVLPNSQGAIALFSLYVMSFVTAFLVAALFSRFKAFQVREPFVLELPPYRFPSLHQVFLRVWGEMKEFVTRLSIFMVIGTSLIWFLTSFPQGTTGLETYAGQLGKIFQPLMNPLGINPFLTVTLIVGFVAKEVQIAALTVIYGLSNEAVTEELRRTMTFAQGFSFCLFSLLYVPCLTTLGTIWGESKSWRYTLLAVLAPLVIAWAVSFSFYQGVTLLWH
- a CDS encoding glycosyltransferase yields the protein MPTLSLCMIVKDEAHRLPQCLASVQGLVQEMVVLDTGSQDKTPTIAKKAGAKVFKTTWPEDFSQARNQALAKATGDWVLVLDADETLNPKMLDSIQRAMTEDNTLVVNLMRQEVGAVQSPYSLVSRLFRRHPALRFNRPYHETIDDSVLALMQQEPRWRVVDLPGVAILHTGYGPEQLGAKQQRAQTLLEKALAENPQDAYLCSKLGALYNSLGQEKEGIKLLKQGLKSNQASIPVRFELHYHLANAYQRQKKWELALKHYQKALDEEILLPLKLGALNNYGALLHDLGDLAQAKKIFATVVQIDPTLATGHYNLGRILKAQGQLLEAIKAYQRAVELNPNYAQAYQNLGVTTFKAGLLAESLVAFKTAISLYDQQGSPEAEVLRRSLQEMGMIE
- the scpB gene encoding SMC-Scp complex subunit ScpB, whose amino-acid sequence is MRLATQIEAILYLQARPLTLVELSEITQQDRPSVEDALLELMEDYARRDSALEVIETETGYCLQLRSAFQTLIQDLVPADLSTGTLRTLAAIALKSPILQTKVIQLRGSGAYQHIQDLVEQGFIRKRRQTEGRSYWLEITDKFQQYFEIDQLSSILG